One region of Malania oleifera isolate guangnan ecotype guangnan chromosome 6, ASM2987363v1, whole genome shotgun sequence genomic DNA includes:
- the LOC131157047 gene encoding aspartyl protease family protein At5g10770, translating into MAQATLLLLLLLLPLGIVNGVSSLEEKKVLHMPKFQREQQSTIPTCFSQKSRREKGATILEMKHSDYGFGLSSNLDERLQKRLIYDDVRVQSLQLRIRNMISGKAVGVSEAQIPLTPGIELQTLNYVVGMELGDRKMTVIVDTGSDLTWVQCQPCTSCYNQQDPLFNPSLSPSYQSVPCNTSTCQSLQYATGNSGVCGMSSPPACNYFVSYGDGSFTRGELGREHLNIGNTPVDNFVFGCGRDNRGLFGGASGLIGLGRSDLSMVSQTSAIFGGVFSYCLPSTDAEASGSLTLGGDSSVYKNSTRISYTRMVPNPQLPTFYLLNLTEISIGGVALQGLSFPSGGILIDSGTVITRLPPSIYNAVKTEFLKQFLGFPSAPGYSILDTCFNLTGFAEVNIPTVKMQFEGNAEVNVDANGIFYIVKSDASQVCLAVASLSYEDEIGIIGNYQQKNLRVIYDTKGSTLGFAEETCSFI; encoded by the exons ATGGCACAAGCaactctccttcttcttcttcttcttcttcctctagGTATTGTCAATGGAGTTAGCAGCCTCGAAGAGAAGAAAGTCCTCCACATGCCAAAGTTTCAACGGGAACAGCAGAGTACCATCCCAACTTGCTTTTCACAAAAATCAA GAAGAGAGAAGGGTGCAACCATATTGGAAATGAAGCACTCTGATTATGGCTTTGGGCTGTCCAGCAACTTGGACGAAAGACTTCAAAAACGCTTGATTTATGACGATGTTCGGGTGCAGTCACTGCAATTGCGAATCAGAAACATGATTTCTGGCAAGGCTGTAGGCGTTTCAGAAGCTCAAATCCCATTAACTCCTGGTATAGAACTTCAAACTCTAAACTACGTTGTCGGGATGGAGTTAGGAGATCGAAAAATGACAGTGATTGTAGACACAGGAAGCGACTTGACATGGGTTCAATGTCAGCCTTGCACCTCATGCTACAATCAACAAGACCCTCTCTTCAACCCTTCTCTATCTCCTTCATACCAATCTGTTCCGTGCAACACATCAACTTGCCAGTCTCTGCAATATGCTACTGGGAATTCAGGAGTGTGCGGGATGAGTAGCCCCCCAGCCTGCAACTACTTCGTCAGCTATGGTGATGGGTCCTTCACTCGTGGAGAGCTAGGCCGTGAGCATCTCAATATTGGAAATACTCCAGTGGATAATTTTGTCTTCGGGTGTGGCCGAGACAACAGAGGGCTCTTTGGGGGAGCTTCAGGCCTCATTGGACTGGGAAGGAGTGATCTCTCCATGGTTTCTCAAACTTCTGCCATCTTTGGAGGGGTTTTCTCGTACTGTCTTCCTTCAACCGACGCTGAGGCTTCGGGTTCCCTGACCCTAGGTGGTGATTCTTCAGTTTACAAGAACTCTACTCGCATTTCCTATACTAGAATGGTTCCAAATCCACAACTCCCCACCTTCTACCTCCTCAACCTCACTGAGATCAGCATTGGTGGGGTGGCTTTGCAGGGTCTGAGTTTTCCTAGTGGCGGAATTCTAATTGATTCTGGCACCGTCATAACAAGGCTCCCTCCATCGATCTACAATGCCGTGAAGACtgaatttttgaaacaatttttgggTTTTCCATCTGCACCAGGTTATTCAATCTTGGACACTTGCTTTAACCTCACTGGATTTGCAGAAGTAAACATTCCAACGGTGAAGATGCAGTTCGAGGGAAATGCTGAGGTGAATGTGGATGCAAATGGGATCTTTTACATTGTAAAGTCCGATGCATCTCAGGTTTGTTTAGCAGTTGCAAGCTTATCATACGAGGATGAGATTGGGATTATTGGAAATTATCAGCAGAAGAACCTCAGGGTTATATATGATACCAAAGGGTCTACGTTGGGATTTGCTGAAGAAACTTGCAGCTTTATTTAA